In one window of Gossypium hirsutum isolate 1008001.06 chromosome A01, Gossypium_hirsutum_v2.1, whole genome shotgun sequence DNA:
- the LOC121229666 gene encoding VQ motif-containing protein 8, chloroplastic produces MSLIKHSIRGRSELQGPRPSPLKVSHSSSLIKKASHGNIRNRINSSSSKVINPVVIYLRSPKIIHVRPEEFMGLVQRLTGKDSSSRDESCNRLPSSSSSSSWNMAAAEPAKVTKRTSSGDNLFDAEMSKLAFNGVEHGDQILELSPTFLRFLACVWNLCS; encoded by the coding sequence ATGAGTCTTATCAAGCACTCCATTAGAGGAAGATCAGAATTGCAGGGTCCAAGGCCATCACCGTTAAAGGTTAGCCATTCTTCATCGTTGATCAAGAAAGCATCGCATGGTAATATTCGGAATCGAATCAATAGTAGCAGCAGTAAAGTAATCAATCCTGTGGTGATTTATTTGAGGTCGCCGAAGATTATCCATGTTAGACCCGAGGAGTTTATGGGCCTGGTACAACGCCTTACGGGGAAAGACTCGTCGTCAAGGGATGAATCGTGTAATCGGCTgccgtcttcttcttcttcttcttcttggaaCATGGCGGCGGCGGAACCGGCCAAGGTGACTAAGAGAACATCATCAGGAGATAATTTGTTTGATGCAGAAATGTCGAAGCTGGCTTTTAATGGGGTTGAACATGGTGATCAAATTCTTGAACTGTCTCCAACTTTTCTACGTTTTTTAGCTTGTGTATGGAACTTATGTTCTTGA
- the LOC121203341 gene encoding uncharacterized protein, with protein MAGSSKDRVGTVLQLQVLSLALLFLLYSALGLLNNKKGSYFWPDPVLELVLLLAFVEEFLLYYLQRKDTSGIENRYFDPLCVPIAICVVSTMLELRSNSLHEKSRGNYTIKCRSHLDYHRARFIATLQFNCHLALLVVLVVGMLSLIGKRNSVVVGASGDGLRYKPLGAEIQLMDSNGGNFTLDSDDDLDSGIKEEDGLVKEKSAVVELGGNGHASHA; from the exons atgGCTGGGAG TTCAAAAGATCGGGTGGGGACGGTGCTCCAGTTACAAGTGCTCTCACTTGCTCTGCTCTTCTTGCTTTACTCTGCTTTGGGTCTTTTAAATAATAAGAAAGGTTCATACTTTTGGCCTGATCCTGTTCTTGAATTAGTTCTGCTTTTAGCTTTTGTTGAAGAATTTTTGTTGTATTACTTGCAAAGAAAGGATACAAGTGGGATTGAGAATAGATATTTTGATCCTTTATGTGTTCCCATAGCAATTTGTGTGGTTTCAACAATGTTAGAATTGAGATCTAACAG CTTACATGAAAAAAGTAGAGGGAATTATACTATTAAATGCAGAAGTCACCTTGATTATCATAGAGCAAGGTTTATTGCCACATTGCAATTCAATTGCCATCTTGCTTTGCTTGTGGTTCTGGTTGTTGGGATGTTATCGCTTATTGGCAAAAGAAACAGTGTTGTTGTTGGTGCTTCAGGGGATGGTTTGCGGTATAAGCCATTAGGGGCTGAAATACAGCTAATGGATAGTAATGGGGGGAATTTCACTTTGGATTCCGATGATGATCTCGATAGTGGGATTAAAGAAGAAGATGGTTTGGTGAAAGAGAAGTCGGCTGTTGTGGAATTGGGTGGTAATGGCCATGCTTCACATGCCTGA
- the LOC107925579 gene encoding DNA-directed RNA polymerases II, IV and V subunit 3-like, protein MILFFDIDPNTQQVVVVDPEAYTYDDEVLKKAEAMGKPGLVEIYAKEDSFIFTVESTGAIKASQLVLNAIEILKQKLDAVRLSEDTVEADDQFGELGAHMQGG, encoded by the exons ATGATCTTATTCTTTGACATTGACCCAAATACCCAACAG gTTGTGGTGGTTGATCCAGAGGCGTATACCTATGACGATGAGGTGCTAAAGAAAGCTGAAGCTATGGGCAAGCCAGGTCTTGTGGAGATATATGCCAAAGAAGACAGTTTCATCTTTACAGTTGAATCCACTGGTGCGATCAAAGCTTCTCAGTTGGTTCTTAATGCTATAGAAATCTTGAAACAGAAGCTGGATGCAGTTCGCCTGTCTGAGGATACTGTGGAAGCTGATGATCAGTTTGGTGAACTAGGTGCCCATATGCAAGGAGGATGA